The window CGATTTTGACAAAAGAAGAACAAGAAAAAATACTGCTTGCTTTGCAATGCCTTTCACCGGTTGATGAGATACATACCGAATCTATCGTAAACCGTTTATCCGCAATTTTTCAAAAAAATGCCGATTGGATTATGGTCGATTATTCACGCTGGGAAAACAAAAACGATCATCAAGTTTTTGAAACCCTCAAACAGGCAATTTTGGAAAGAAGAGCCGTCAAGCTGGAATACCTCAGCTCTTACGGAGAAAAAAGTGAGCGTACCGTCTACCCCTTGCGCCTTTTGTATAAATCGAAGGCTTGGTATGCCGAGTGCTATTGTACGGAAAAAAATGCCTACAGACTTTTTAGATTAACCCGTATTCTTTCTATTATAAAGACTTTAAAAACATTTAACCGTGCGGACTTACTTGATAAAATACCTGACGATAAAGAGGCAGCCCCTCCTCTCCTTACAACCATTAAATTAAAATGTACCGCGCAAACTGCCTACAGACTCTACGATGAATTTCCTCCGGAACGTATCACAAAAAATTCGGACGGCTCATATACCCTCAATGCCGATATTCCCCTTGACTCGTGGGGCTTCGGTTTTATCCTGTCGCTCGGCACCGAAGTAGAAATCCTTGAACCGGAAAGTTTAAAAGAAGAAATCTCCCGTCTTGCAGAAGGGATTATGAAAAGGCATAGAAAAGTTTAAATTCTTTTTTTTAACCTGACACTCCCTGACAGGTTGATGTAGTATAATAGACTACATATTTTTACAAGGAGATATGATAAATAGTTCGGCAGAAATTGAGCCTTACTGTTTATTTTTAAGTTTTGTGCGACACACAAAACATCGCTTATTTTATGCGGTTTGTTTATAAACCGCTTGCAAAAACTTATTATAGGATTTGATTCGCTATCCGCTTTAGCGGATTAAGAAAAAACACAGTGGTTGCAAGAACAAATATTCAGCTTGATTAAATGACAAAA is drawn from Treponema pedis and contains these coding sequences:
- a CDS encoding helix-turn-helix transcriptional regulator — its product is MRSERLFEIVFILLNRKQTAAQELAKKFGVSVRTIYRDIDILSSAGIPVYTMQGTGGGIFIDESYVINKSILTKEEQEKILLALQCLSPVDEIHTESIVNRLSAIFQKNADWIMVDYSRWENKNDHQVFETLKQAILERRAVKLEYLSSYGEKSERTVYPLRLLYKSKAWYAECYCTEKNAYRLFRLTRILSIIKTLKTFNRADLLDKIPDDKEAAPPLLTTIKLKCTAQTAYRLYDEFPPERITKNSDGSYTLNADIPLDSWGFGFILSLGTEVEILEPESLKEEISRLAEGIMKRHRKV